GAGTGCGCACAACGGGGTTGTAGAGGACAGTGCCGGTACCACGCTGCCAGTCGTCGACAAGGCACTTGCAAATCTCCCACACAGCTCGCTGAATGCCGTCGGGAGTGCCCTGGACTTCGACAATTCGTTCCGTGGATTGGGGTAGCATTTCCTTTTGCGCTACCATGCGGACGCCGGACACATCCTGGATATGCTTGATCTTGAGTCCTTGCCTACCGATGATGGTGCCCATTTGGTTGTGAGAGATGAGGAGCTTAATAGCTGTTGAATATACTGTTAGCTCAAGAACCTGATTCTTCTAAAGGGTTGAGAATTGAAGACATACGGTGCGTGCCGTTGCTCTGGACTATTCCTCCCATACCCATAGCTGGGGCCCCTTCGAGTAGGGCTCTGGCTACAATGGCATAGGCTCTGGAAATAGCATCACATTCACCAGTGATGGTAAGGACACGATCGTGAACCCCCTGAACTACTTTGCTGACGCCGGCTTTGACGCCAGTCTCGTCGCGGAGGTCAGCGACATTCTTGCCTCCCTTGCCAATGATGACACCGGCTTCTTTGGAAGAAACGATGGCTCGTAGAGTGAGCTGGGCCTGGGCGTATTCCTCGTCCGTCTTAGGGGCGGGCTCGCCGTCTGGACCAAGTCTTTCCTCCATCTTCAGTTGATCCAGGTGGTCGACAAGATCATTGCCATTGGCAGACAAAACATCCTGGGGGGCAGACATGTTGAATGAGGGATTCGGTGATGGTAGTGGAGCAAATTGGGTGAGGATGGGAAGAGGGCGGGAGGGTTTGTTGAGATGAAGAGGTCGTGCCTGTGACGGCTGATGGGGAGCTCGACAGAGGATCGGCTGGCTTGGCGGAATCTGTTTCGTAGCCTGGTTAGTTCTTTCCGTTTCTTGCAATGACTGAGTAGTAAGGAGGCAACGTGACTGAATTCAACAGTCGATCGCCTACTGAAGCTGCGCGCACGTGGTCACGGTTTCAACATCTGAACTTGGGCAAGTAGATGGGACGCGCATGCAGCAGGACCAGGTGGGCAAAACAACGTGCGGCGCGCAATCACCGCACGAGTAGAAGAACAGAAGAAACGTCTAACATGGACGAGGGCCTGGATGGCAGGCAGAATGGACAATGAGAAGGGAGCGCAACAGACCTGATGCTCGAGGATTGGCGGGGCGCGTGACAGGCGGTTCGACTATGGTTGAGACGGGAGTCGTGCtgtttttttccttccctGTGAGTTGGGCGGGACGCAGCGGGGTTGAAGGGTTCAAGAGTCGACGGGTTGACGGGTTGACGGGGTTGGCGGCGAGGAGTGCGGAAGCGGAAAATGAGAGGAAATGGGGGGGAGAGGATCAAGAAACGGAGGGTGAAGTCGAAAGGGAAGAGTTGAGATGAGGATTTGGGGCGGAAGAGGTGGTGTAAGTTAcgaggggaggaggatggaGGTTGCGGATGGGAGGAGAGAATAGGATGGGATGGGATCAAAGAGATGGGAGCGGATGGAAGTTTGGATCAACGTCCAGGTTGGGGAAGAGGTGAAGCGCAGAGGGGTGCAGAAGTGCAGAGTGGAGCGCTGCAGCTGGGGGACTACTGCTACTGGACATTGGAGGAAGCAGCCAGGCTACGAGTGGAAGCGAGAGAGACTGGCATTGACGGAGGCTCTGACTGCCAGGCAgcgtcaatgtcaatgttcAGTGCCCCGGGCTGCGGTGGGAATGGCCAGGCCACTAATCATTAGTGGTTCCTGAGCACCAGACCGCCTGGCACATTCAGTATTCAATATTGACGAGGCACACAGTCTGTTTGCGGCTGCTACCAACCATGCATGGAACGCAGCTTtgtcttgcccttgacagCACACCCGAGTCCCGCCCAGTGGGACGCAACCAGCTTGCTCACTTCAAGTATACAACTCGGTACATGTAGGTAGTAcctgccttcaatgttgggagGTACGTACGCAAGTAAACACACCGGATGAAAGTTATCGATTGGACCAGGACCTTGGCAGGCAAGCAATTCGGAAACCTAccaagtacttaagtactacCTGCTAGtagcaccagttgacctcttagtagtatgtacttaagtacttaagtaccaaGACTGGTAGGCCCGCCTGGCTCTCGatgtatta
The DNA window shown above is from Metarhizium brunneum chromosome 1, complete sequence and carries:
- the rnc1 gene encoding RNA-binding protein rnc1 encodes the protein MSAPQDVLSANGNDLVDHLDQLKMEERLGPDGEPAPKTDEEYAQAQLTLRAIVSSKEAGVIIGKGGKNVADLRDETGVKAGVSKVVQGVHDRVLTITGECDAISRAYAIVARALLEGAPAMGMGGIVQSNGTHPIKLLISHNQMGTIIGRQGLKIKHIQDVSGVRMVAQKEMLPQSTERIVEVQGTPDGIQRAVWEICKCLVDDWQRGTGTVLYNPVVRTQAGSGSLGSNYNNGGGRSDYGSPRVMRTGNGADFSNGGVRPFSRRSDSDAASRGPPTHDENGEEIQTQNISIPADMVGCIIGRAGSKISEIRKTSGARISIAKAPHDETGERMFTIMGTAKANESALFLLYENLEAEKMRRSQLQEPE